One Micromonospora craniellae genomic region harbors:
- a CDS encoding ABC transporter permease, whose product MADLRGVGPGDAGADAVIVTGSRDDRFSRILIITGATLLAVVALAALAAPLLSSWGATEVDPNATLAAPAGAHLLGTDTNGMDVWSRVLHAARLDLGIAVAAVALAVVVGTLLGLVAGYRGGWIDDVLMRVVDIFQAFPTFILALAVAALLGNGTVNLIITIAAVNAPAYARLVRAEVRTQRELPFVDAAVTSGASTTGILWRHLLPNSLTPVRTIAPLNCGWAMLTLAGLSFLGLGVSIPEAEWGAMISLGAPDVVGGRWWTSVPPGLALFVSVLGFSLLGEGLQERANAKRR is encoded by the coding sequence ATGGCAGACCTGCGCGGTGTCGGCCCCGGGGACGCCGGCGCCGACGCGGTGATCGTCACTGGCAGCCGGGACGACCGCTTCTCCCGCATCCTGATCATCACCGGCGCGACCCTCCTGGCCGTGGTCGCACTGGCCGCCCTGGCCGCGCCGCTGCTCTCCTCCTGGGGCGCGACCGAGGTCGACCCGAACGCCACCCTGGCCGCCCCGGCCGGCGCGCACCTGCTCGGCACCGACACCAACGGCATGGACGTCTGGAGCCGGGTGCTGCACGCGGCCCGGCTGGACCTGGGCATCGCGGTCGCCGCGGTGGCCCTGGCCGTGGTGGTCGGCACGCTGCTCGGCCTGGTGGCCGGCTACCGGGGCGGCTGGATCGACGACGTGCTCATGCGGGTCGTCGACATCTTCCAGGCGTTCCCCACCTTCATCCTCGCCCTGGCGGTGGCGGCCCTGCTCGGCAACGGCACGGTCAACCTCATTATCACCATCGCGGCGGTGAACGCCCCCGCGTACGCCCGACTGGTCCGCGCCGAGGTGCGCACCCAGCGGGAGTTGCCGTTCGTCGACGCCGCGGTGACCTCGGGCGCCTCGACGACCGGCATCCTCTGGCGGCACCTGCTGCCCAACAGCCTCACCCCGGTCCGGACGATCGCGCCGCTGAACTGTGGCTGGGCGATGCTCACCCTGGCCGGGCTCTCCTTCCTCGGGCTGGGCGTCAGCATCCCGGAGGCCGAGTGGGGCGCCATGATCAGCCTCGGTGCCCCGGACGTGGTCGGTGGCCGGTGGTGGACCAGCGTGCCGCCCGGCCTGGCCCTGTTCGTCTCCGTGCTGGGGTTCAGCCTGCTCGGCGAGGGCCTGCAGGAACGCGCGAACGCGAAGCGACGGTAA
- a CDS encoding VOC family protein, with protein sequence MLRINITSVYVDDQAKALAFYTEKLGFVKKTDVPAGAARWLTVVSAADPDGVELLLEPDGHPAARPFKEALVDDGIPFTQFAVEDVHAEVERLKGLGVRFVQEATDLGPVVTAVLDDTCGNLIQIAAMK encoded by the coding sequence GTGCTTCGCATCAACATCACCAGCGTGTACGTCGACGACCAGGCGAAGGCGCTCGCCTTCTACACCGAGAAGCTGGGCTTCGTGAAGAAGACCGACGTGCCGGCCGGTGCGGCGCGCTGGCTCACCGTGGTGTCCGCCGCCGACCCGGACGGGGTGGAACTGCTGCTGGAGCCGGACGGCCACCCGGCGGCCCGGCCCTTCAAGGAGGCGCTGGTCGACGACGGTATCCCGTTCACGCAGTTCGCCGTCGAGGACGTCCACGCCGAGGTCGAACGCCTCAAGGGGCTGGGTGTGCGGTTCGTTCAGGAGGCGACCGACCTGGGTCCGGTGGTCACCGCCGTGCTCGACGACACCTGCGGCAACCTGATCCAGATCGCCGCGATGAAGTAG
- a CDS encoding hydantoinase/oxoprolinase family protein, whose protein sequence is MTRRPIRLAVDIGGTFVDAMELDTRTNRVRFRKASTTPARPADGVLAAIAALGTDLSEVELFTHGTTLGLNAVLERRGGRTGIITNEGFRDIFLIGRGNVPSDHMYDFQYQRPPSLVQRRFTAGVRGRLDHRGRVVEELDPDSVRTAARTLVVDHQVTSIAICFLHSFLDPTHEREAARLIREEFPDVSLSLSTDIVREYREYERTSTTVLEAYIRPIFERYVDELESGLAERGFAGQFLIMRSGGGSMTSAVAKTSPTHTVLSGPAGGIVGAAYLASELGRERLLTFDIGGTSLDACVIENGTAVAAYEAQLEHFPLLIPTYDIRTIGAGGGSIAWLDRGLLKVGPQSAGADPGPVCYGRGGTRPTVTDAAVVLGYMDPDRFLAGTMGLHDTAARAAIDEQLAGPLGLDATAAAAGVFDVLLARTVGAVRQITVERGHDPRHFSLLAFGGAGPLLAPLLAREMGIGEVVVPFAPSGFSAWGMLSADIVNDFSRTVMAGLDEVGLDELEALFKGVEAEAVASLVAQGVPADQAVLERQFEVRYLGQEHSLMVTVGSTLDRDAVRAAFDEVHRARYGHIMDNPLQLLNLRVRGIGRTTRPELGTHPRGDGDPARALLTHRDAYDFGSRAVVPFAVYDRAALEPGDTFTGPALVDEGTSTTVVPSGQRVTVDDHRYLLVTLEESA, encoded by the coding sequence ATGACCCGTCGCCCCATCCGGCTGGCCGTCGACATCGGCGGCACCTTCGTCGACGCGATGGAACTCGACACCCGCACCAACCGGGTGCGCTTCCGCAAGGCGTCGACCACCCCGGCCCGTCCCGCCGACGGGGTGCTCGCCGCCATCGCCGCGCTCGGCACCGACCTGTCCGAGGTGGAGCTGTTCACGCACGGCACCACGCTGGGACTCAACGCGGTGCTGGAGCGGCGCGGCGGCCGGACCGGGATCATCACCAACGAGGGCTTCCGCGACATCTTCCTGATCGGCCGGGGCAACGTGCCATCGGACCACATGTACGACTTCCAGTACCAGCGCCCGCCGAGCCTGGTGCAGCGCCGCTTCACCGCCGGGGTACGCGGTCGCCTCGACCACCGGGGCCGGGTGGTGGAGGAACTGGACCCGGACAGCGTGCGCACCGCCGCCCGTACGCTGGTGGTGGACCACCAGGTGACCTCGATCGCCATCTGCTTTCTGCACTCGTTCCTGGACCCCACCCACGAACGCGAGGCGGCCCGGCTGATCCGCGAGGAGTTCCCCGACGTCAGCCTCTCGCTCTCCACCGACATCGTGCGCGAGTACCGCGAGTACGAGCGGACCAGCACCACCGTGCTGGAGGCGTACATCCGGCCGATCTTCGAGCGATACGTCGACGAGTTGGAGTCCGGTCTGGCCGAGCGAGGCTTCGCCGGACAGTTCCTCATCATGCGCTCCGGCGGTGGCTCGATGACCAGCGCGGTGGCGAAGACGTCACCGACGCACACCGTCCTGTCCGGCCCGGCCGGCGGCATCGTCGGCGCCGCGTACCTCGCCTCGGAGCTGGGCCGGGAGCGGCTGCTCACGTTCGACATCGGCGGCACCTCGCTGGACGCCTGCGTGATCGAGAACGGCACCGCGGTCGCCGCGTACGAGGCGCAGTTGGAGCACTTCCCGCTGCTGATCCCGACGTACGACATCCGGACCATCGGGGCCGGTGGCGGCTCGATCGCCTGGCTGGACCGGGGGCTGCTCAAGGTGGGGCCGCAGAGCGCCGGGGCCGACCCGGGACCGGTCTGTTACGGCCGGGGCGGCACCCGCCCGACCGTCACCGACGCGGCGGTGGTGCTCGGCTACATGGACCCGGACCGGTTCCTCGCCGGCACCATGGGCCTGCACGACACGGCGGCACGGGCGGCGATCGACGAGCAACTGGCCGGGCCGCTCGGGCTGGACGCGACGGCCGCCGCCGCCGGAGTTTTCGACGTGCTGCTGGCCCGCACGGTCGGCGCGGTACGCCAGATCACGGTGGAACGCGGGCACGACCCCCGGCACTTCTCGCTGCTGGCGTTCGGCGGGGCCGGGCCGCTGTTGGCTCCGCTGCTGGCCCGCGAGATGGGCATCGGCGAGGTCGTCGTGCCGTTCGCGCCGTCCGGCTTCTCCGCCTGGGGCATGCTGTCGGCGGACATCGTGAACGACTTCAGCCGTACCGTGATGGCCGGCCTCGACGAGGTGGGCCTCGACGAGCTGGAGGCGCTGTTCAAGGGCGTCGAGGCGGAGGCGGTCGCCTCGCTGGTGGCCCAGGGCGTACCGGCCGACCAGGCCGTGCTGGAGCGCCAGTTCGAGGTGCGCTACCTGGGCCAGGAGCACAGCCTGATGGTGACCGTCGGGTCGACGCTGGACCGCGACGCGGTCCGTGCCGCCTTCGACGAGGTGCACCGAGCCCGCTACGGCCACATCATGGACAACCCGCTGCAACTGCTCAACCTGCGGGTACGCGGCATCGGCCGGACCACCCGCCCGGAGCTGGGCACCCACCCGCGCGGCGACGGCGACCCGGCCCGAGCCCTGCTCACCCACCGCGACGCGTACGACTTCGGCTCGCGCGCGGTGGTCCCGTTCGCGGTGTACGACCGGGCCGCGCTGGAGCCGGGCGACACGTTCACCGGCCCGGCGCTGGTCGACGAGGGCACTTCCACCACGGTCGTGCCCAGTGGCCAGCGCGTCACCGTCGACGACCACCGCTACCTGCTGGTCACCCTGGAGGAGTCGGCATGA
- a CDS encoding FliH/SctL family protein — translation MSYRQIPGVRVHGAEHAPFAATLLAESLGEGPEPVRFVPDPTLPEGGFRVEAPATGEIRVVGDPFAGLVYAVRDLLARATPAGLPVGSHHNAPGLALRTLWTWDHSTNWDLRQLGQQEIGALNPYAKGADAFGADYRRLVDFCSAERIGGIVVYGLLRDAHGGVEAARDLCEYANARGVRIIAGVGINAYGGIYFDGRHRYNLATWLRRRPDLAAELPKKVGFDIDEFGDLHFPASEYMMAACPSQPENLAWHRDAVDWLLDTLPVGGINFETGDYGSCACARCAGRTGGERTSWSYEAMRSVYPTLLDTARRPGPAGVPLRHLVEVYWDNIFDLDAQRPLADLPDDVAYQYCVNRGFWYDNRDRLTAEHVAALPHRTNVLRTHAGSQWNRQRHSWVPEMYTDMATRTAAAGMRGLTIFAEASAYHPTNEISYLAYARFSWNPESTWAEFWRDEVAPRFGGSAEAEAFRDGAALLDDPAAEAEALRKVGGDALSMVAATSGDVQRRWLWLAERTARHAHSIG, via the coding sequence ATGTCGTACCGCCAGATTCCCGGCGTCCGGGTGCACGGGGCCGAGCACGCGCCGTTCGCGGCCACCCTGCTGGCCGAATCGCTGGGGGAGGGGCCGGAGCCGGTACGGTTCGTCCCCGACCCGACGCTGCCCGAGGGCGGCTTCCGGGTCGAGGCGCCGGCCACCGGGGAGATCCGCGTCGTCGGCGACCCGTTCGCTGGCCTGGTCTACGCCGTCCGGGACCTGCTGGCCCGGGCCACCCCGGCCGGGCTGCCCGTCGGGTCGCACCATAACGCCCCCGGACTGGCGCTGCGCACCCTGTGGACCTGGGACCACTCCACCAACTGGGACCTGCGCCAGCTCGGCCAGCAGGAGATTGGCGCACTGAACCCGTACGCCAAGGGGGCCGACGCCTTCGGGGCCGACTACCGGCGGCTGGTGGACTTCTGCAGCGCCGAACGCATCGGCGGGATCGTCGTGTACGGGCTGCTGCGCGACGCCCACGGCGGCGTCGAGGCGGCCCGCGACCTGTGCGAGTACGCCAACGCCCGGGGGGTGCGGATCATCGCCGGGGTGGGCATCAACGCCTACGGCGGCATCTACTTCGACGGCCGGCACCGGTACAACCTCGCGACCTGGCTGCGCCGACGCCCGGACCTGGCCGCCGAGCTGCCGAAGAAGGTCGGCTTCGACATCGACGAGTTCGGCGACCTGCACTTCCCGGCCAGCGAGTACATGATGGCCGCCTGCCCGTCGCAGCCGGAGAACCTGGCCTGGCACCGGGACGCCGTCGACTGGCTGCTGGACACCCTGCCGGTCGGCGGGATCAACTTCGAGACCGGCGACTACGGAAGCTGCGCCTGCGCGCGGTGCGCCGGCCGCACCGGTGGCGAGCGCACCTCCTGGTCGTACGAGGCGATGCGGTCGGTGTACCCGACCCTGCTGGACACCGCCCGGCGGCCCGGCCCGGCCGGGGTGCCGCTGCGTCACCTGGTCGAGGTGTACTGGGACAACATCTTCGACCTCGACGCGCAACGGCCGCTGGCCGACCTGCCCGACGACGTGGCGTACCAGTACTGCGTCAACCGGGGCTTCTGGTACGACAACCGGGACCGGCTGACCGCCGAGCACGTGGCGGCGCTGCCGCACCGCACCAACGTGCTGCGCACGCACGCGGGGTCGCAGTGGAACCGGCAGCGGCACTCGTGGGTGCCGGAGATGTACACCGACATGGCCACCCGGACCGCCGCCGCCGGCATGCGCGGGTTGACCATCTTCGCCGAGGCGTCCGCGTACCACCCGACCAACGAGATCAGCTACCTGGCGTACGCCCGGTTCTCCTGGAACCCCGAGTCGACCTGGGCCGAGTTCTGGCGTGACGAGGTCGCGCCCCGGTTCGGCGGGTCGGCCGAGGCGGAGGCGTTCCGCGATGGCGCGGCACTGCTGGACGACCCGGCGGCCGAGGCGGAGGCGTTGCGCAAGGTGGGCGGCGACGCCCTGTCGATGGTCGCCGCCACCAGCGGTGACGTGCAGCGCCGCTGGCTGTGGCTGGCCGAGCGGACCGCCCGGCACGCCCACTCGATCGGCTGA
- a CDS encoding dipeptide ABC transporter ATP-binding protein yields MLSIENLSVVIHRAGRQVAALSDVSLTVRPGEVVGLVGESGGGKSMVARAVVGLLPTGAHASGRVRFDDADVLRMDEAALAAHRGRGAAICFQNPRGALSPTRTVGRQLTDRLVTHQDMSAERAREAARELFEAVGIRNPQRRLDAYPHELSGGMAQRVMISLASGCAPGLLIADEPTTGLDVTLTREILRQFRHAADVDGRSVLLISHDLASIAEVCDRVVVLYAGTVVESGPADRVFREPAHPYTRALLRSVPDVGGRPVVATPGAMPLLREAPHQCPFAARCPHADDTCTTSRPLTTPMDTPASGMDTPAADWSLACYHPQTGAITTDEAAPTPTVAPDATESGSAVLEIEDAHVVYRSRFGSGGHHALRGVSLRLGPGETLGVVGESGCGKSTLAKLIMGLVPPSAGTVAVAGQHLVRQPGRRAPRGRVLRRLRTRAQLVFQDPIGSLSPRRTVGDSIAEPLRAAGLPAAQRDARVAAVLDRMELDRSILRRYPHELSGGQAQRIGIARALVGEPDLIVFDEPTSALDVTVQAQILDVIADVTADNDRASVFISHDLATVRGFADRVAVLYLGRVVEEGPVDVVFDTPRHPYTRALLASAPRLGTPPASVAGVELVKDLEETDAATGCALAARCPFATDTCRSEPQDLQSYGASRAACWRVPELPALIGKQADTP; encoded by the coding sequence ATGCTCTCCATCGAGAACCTCTCCGTGGTCATCCACCGAGCCGGCCGGCAGGTCGCGGCCCTCAGCGACGTCAGCCTCACCGTCCGGCCCGGCGAGGTGGTCGGCCTGGTCGGCGAGAGCGGCGGCGGCAAGAGCATGGTGGCCCGCGCGGTGGTCGGCCTGCTGCCCACCGGCGCGCACGCCAGCGGGCGGGTTCGCTTCGACGACGCGGACGTCCTGCGGATGGACGAGGCGGCCCTCGCCGCGCACCGGGGACGGGGAGCGGCGATCTGTTTCCAGAACCCGCGCGGAGCGCTCAGCCCCACCCGCACCGTCGGACGCCAGCTCACCGACCGGCTCGTCACCCACCAGGACATGTCCGCCGAACGGGCCCGCGAGGCCGCGCGGGAGCTGTTCGAGGCGGTCGGCATCCGCAACCCGCAACGCCGCCTCGACGCGTACCCGCACGAGCTGTCCGGGGGCATGGCCCAGCGGGTGATGATCTCGCTGGCCAGCGGCTGCGCCCCCGGCCTGTTGATCGCCGACGAGCCGACCACCGGCCTGGACGTGACGCTCACCCGGGAGATCCTGCGCCAGTTCCGGCACGCCGCCGATGTGGACGGCCGCAGCGTGCTGCTGATCTCGCACGATCTCGCGTCGATCGCCGAGGTCTGCGACCGGGTGGTGGTGCTCTACGCCGGCACCGTGGTCGAGAGCGGACCGGCCGACCGGGTCTTCCGGGAACCGGCGCACCCCTACACGCGGGCACTGCTGCGCTCGGTGCCCGACGTCGGCGGCCGACCGGTGGTGGCCACCCCCGGCGCCATGCCGCTGCTGCGCGAGGCCCCGCACCAGTGCCCGTTCGCGGCCCGCTGCCCGCACGCCGACGACACCTGCACCACCAGCCGACCGCTCACCACCCCGATGGACACGCCCGCCAGCGGGATGGACACACCCGCCGCCGACTGGTCGCTGGCCTGCTACCACCCGCAGACCGGTGCGATCACCACCGACGAGGCGGCACCCACGCCCACTGTCGCACCCGACGCGACGGAGTCCGGGTCCGCCGTGCTGGAGATCGAGGACGCGCACGTCGTCTACCGCAGCCGCTTCGGCTCCGGCGGCCACCACGCGCTGCGCGGGGTGAGCCTGCGCCTGGGACCCGGCGAGACCCTCGGCGTGGTCGGGGAGAGCGGCTGCGGCAAGAGCACCCTCGCCAAACTCATCATGGGTCTGGTCCCGCCCTCCGCCGGCACCGTCGCCGTCGCCGGGCAACACCTGGTACGCCAACCGGGCCGCCGCGCACCCCGGGGCCGGGTGCTACGCCGCCTGCGTACCCGCGCCCAACTCGTCTTCCAGGACCCGATCGGGTCGCTCAGCCCCCGGCGTACCGTCGGCGACTCCATCGCCGAGCCGCTACGGGCCGCCGGCCTGCCCGCCGCCCAGCGCGACGCCCGGGTCGCCGCGGTGCTGGACCGGATGGAACTCGACCGGTCGATCCTGCGCCGCTACCCGCACGAGCTCTCCGGCGGTCAGGCCCAGCGCATCGGCATCGCCCGCGCGCTGGTCGGCGAGCCCGACCTGATCGTCTTCGACGAGCCCACCTCCGCCCTCGACGTCACCGTGCAGGCCCAGATCCTCGACGTGATCGCCGACGTCACCGCCGACAACGACCGCGCCTCGGTCTTCATCTCGCACGACCTGGCCACCGTCCGGGGCTTCGCCGACCGGGTGGCGGTGCTCTACCTCGGTCGCGTGGTCGAGGAGGGGCCCGTCGACGTCGTGTTCGACACCCCCCGCCACCCCTACACCCGGGCACTGCTGGCCAGCGCACCGCGCCTCGGCACGCCGCCCGCGTCCGTCGCGGGGGTGGAGCTGGTCAAGGACCTGGAGGAGACCGACGCGGCCACCGGCTGCGCGCTCGCCGCCCGGTGCCCCTTCGCCACCGACACCTGTCGCTCCGAGCCGCAGGACCTTCAGTCGTACGGCGCGAGCCGGGCCGCCTGCTGGCGGGTCCCGGAACTTCCCGCCCTGATCGGAAAGCAGGCCGACACGCCATGA
- a CDS encoding YciI family protein, producing MIFEPTWLVTATFAADAVRRREPHRAAHLAHVRGLLADGTALIAGARADLSASVLVLRAPDAAAARALVEHDPYWRHRVWAALDIVDYLAATPQSLGRS from the coding sequence GTGATCTTCGAACCGACCTGGCTGGTCACCGCCACCTTCGCCGCCGACGCGGTCCGTCGTCGCGAGCCGCACCGGGCGGCCCACCTGGCCCACGTACGCGGACTGCTCGCCGACGGCACCGCCCTGATCGCCGGGGCCCGCGCCGACCTGAGCGCCTCCGTCCTCGTGCTGCGGGCACCCGACGCGGCGGCGGCCCGCGCCCTCGTCGAACACGATCCGTACTGGAGACACCGGGTGTGGGCGGCTCTCGACATCGTCGACTACCTGGCCGCCACCCCGCAGTCCCTCGGGAGGTCATGA
- a CDS encoding ArsR/SmtB family transcription factor, which translates to MDAEPDLFKALGDATRRIILDELVDRDGQTLFEICGRLTMKHGLTSSRQAISQHLAVLEQAGLVHVRRQGRYKFHHIDTGPLRAIAERWPTD; encoded by the coding sequence GTGGACGCGGAACCGGATCTGTTCAAGGCCCTCGGTGACGCGACGCGACGCATCATCCTGGACGAGTTGGTCGACCGGGACGGCCAGACCCTGTTCGAGATCTGCGGCCGGCTGACCATGAAGCACGGCCTGACGTCGTCGCGTCAGGCCATCTCGCAACACCTCGCGGTGCTCGAACAGGCCGGGCTGGTGCACGTCCGGCGACAGGGCCGGTACAAGTTTCACCACATCGACACCGGCCCGCTGCGCGCGATCGCCGAGCGGTGGCCCACCGACTGA
- a CDS encoding ABC transporter permease, whose amino-acid sequence MRILRFVVRRLLQLIPVLLGVVVLTFLIVRVLPGDPVRSILGQNASEADAEAARARFGLDQPLWRQFLDYLGGLVTGDFGTSIQSGGSVGAEMALRIGPTLELVVIAVSIALVVATLLGVWSARRANSVGDHGVRLFALVGNSIPEFWLGLVLVLVGYSMLGWFPAPSGRVDPDTNLTPLTGAGLVDAALTGNGPALASAAAYLALPVLTLVVGVMAPLLRSVRASALEVLNSEAYTAAAAHGLPQRTLLYGYLLRSTLLRLPALAALVFGTAIGSTVLVEYVFSWQGFGQWALRGLLYRDYPVVQASVVVIALCYVLVFLIADVVHAILDPRVRI is encoded by the coding sequence ATGCGAATCCTTCGTTTCGTTGTCAGGCGGCTGCTCCAGCTCATCCCGGTGTTGCTCGGGGTGGTCGTCCTGACCTTCCTCATCGTCCGGGTGCTGCCCGGCGACCCGGTCCGGAGCATCCTCGGCCAGAACGCCAGCGAGGCGGACGCCGAGGCGGCCCGCGCCCGGTTCGGGTTGGACCAGCCGCTGTGGCGGCAGTTCCTCGACTACCTCGGCGGGCTGGTCACCGGCGACTTCGGCACCTCCATCCAGAGCGGCGGTTCGGTCGGCGCGGAAATGGCGCTGCGGATCGGACCCACCCTGGAACTGGTGGTCATCGCGGTCTCCATCGCGCTGGTGGTGGCCACCCTGCTGGGCGTCTGGTCGGCCCGGCGTGCCAACAGCGTCGGCGACCACGGCGTACGGCTGTTCGCCCTGGTCGGCAACTCCATCCCGGAGTTCTGGCTGGGCCTGGTGCTCGTGCTGGTCGGCTACAGCATGCTGGGCTGGTTCCCGGCGCCCAGCGGCCGGGTCGACCCGGACACGAACCTGACCCCGTTGACCGGCGCCGGCCTCGTCGACGCCGCGCTGACCGGGAACGGACCGGCGCTGGCCAGCGCCGCCGCGTACCTGGCACTGCCGGTGCTCACCCTGGTCGTCGGCGTGATGGCACCGCTGCTCCGCAGCGTCCGGGCGTCGGCGTTGGAGGTGCTCAACTCCGAGGCGTACACCGCGGCGGCGGCGCACGGGCTGCCGCAGCGGACCCTGCTCTACGGCTACCTGCTGCGCTCCACGCTGCTGCGGCTGCCGGCCCTGGCCGCGTTGGTCTTCGGCACCGCCATCGGCTCGACCGTGCTGGTCGAGTACGTCTTCTCCTGGCAGGGCTTCGGCCAGTGGGCGCTGCGCGGCCTGCTGTACCGGGACTACCCGGTGGTGCAGGCCTCCGTTGTGGTGATCGCGCTCTGCTACGTGCTGGTGTTCCTCATCGCCGACGTGGTCCACGCGATCCTCGACCCGAGAGTGAGGATCTGA
- a CDS encoding ABC transporter substrate-binding protein, whose protein sequence is MARSPGVGPSSPAISRRGVLQLGGSFALLLATGACAANSGSDSDDSTSGGPTASTLRIAVSSYLSSWDQDFVGFDLTALMMFKNVFPYMIDYGVTTAGDSQILDTQNITPTFAESFEPDAEQKVWTLKLRRGVTFASGNEMTAADVKWSKDRAFAAQANVAGIYRTIGLTEPDQVKVVDDHTVEFHQAFPSALTRQIQAISLYVFDSVEAKKHATADDPWAKEWFAKNAPTGGYYNVARATQGQEIELTANTGYPGPDAPRTPTIRISVVPAASNQRLQLQAGDIDIALGVSQRDIEDLRSTDGVKVISAASNRQVAIQMSVTSAPFDNVDVRKALAYAVPYEQIINNVYGGDARAAKSPVPLDMPGYDESGYPFTHDVDRARAALTAAGRASVESELVFEADNEEQQRIAVQVQSEAAKAGINLKLTPLDPATLGERRTRKNIPLQLTSGQLWVNDVEYMLATSFVEGANLNYSNYTNAEIEQIYEQSHTTVDESARNALWQRVQQILAADVPWVVICQPNFNLPVREAVAGWVQPMDGLARLRYLSRSA, encoded by the coding sequence ATGGCACGTTCACCTGGTGTGGGCCCCTCCTCGCCCGCCATCTCCCGCCGCGGGGTGCTGCAGCTGGGCGGCAGTTTCGCGCTCCTGCTCGCCACGGGCGCCTGCGCCGCGAACAGCGGCTCGGACTCGGACGACTCGACGTCGGGCGGCCCGACCGCCAGCACGCTGCGGATCGCGGTGTCGAGCTACCTGTCGAGCTGGGATCAGGACTTCGTCGGCTTCGACCTGACCGCGCTGATGATGTTCAAGAACGTCTTCCCTTACATGATCGACTACGGCGTCACCACCGCAGGTGACAGCCAGATCCTCGACACCCAGAACATCACCCCGACCTTCGCCGAGTCCTTCGAACCGGACGCCGAGCAGAAGGTGTGGACGTTGAAGCTGCGCCGGGGCGTCACGTTCGCCAGCGGCAACGAGATGACGGCGGCCGACGTGAAGTGGTCCAAGGACCGCGCCTTCGCCGCCCAGGCGAACGTGGCCGGCATCTACCGCACCATCGGCCTGACCGAGCCCGACCAGGTCAAGGTCGTCGACGACCACACCGTCGAGTTCCACCAGGCGTTCCCGAGCGCGCTGACCCGGCAGATCCAGGCGATCTCGCTGTACGTCTTCGACTCGGTGGAGGCCAAGAAGCACGCCACCGCCGACGACCCGTGGGCCAAGGAGTGGTTCGCCAAGAACGCCCCCACCGGCGGCTACTACAACGTCGCCAGGGCCACCCAGGGGCAGGAGATCGAGCTGACGGCGAACACCGGCTACCCGGGACCGGACGCGCCCAGGACGCCGACGATCCGGATCTCCGTGGTGCCCGCCGCCTCGAACCAGCGGCTGCAACTCCAGGCCGGTGACATCGACATCGCTCTCGGCGTCAGCCAGCGCGACATCGAGGACCTGCGCAGCACCGACGGGGTCAAGGTGATCTCGGCGGCCAGCAACCGCCAGGTCGCGATCCAGATGTCGGTCACCTCGGCGCCGTTCGACAACGTCGACGTCCGCAAGGCCCTGGCCTACGCGGTGCCGTACGAGCAGATCATCAACAACGTGTACGGCGGTGACGCCCGGGCCGCCAAGAGCCCGGTGCCGCTGGACATGCCCGGGTACGACGAGAGCGGCTACCCGTTCACGCACGACGTGGACCGGGCCCGCGCCGCGCTGACCGCCGCCGGTCGCGCCTCGGTCGAGTCGGAACTGGTCTTCGAGGCCGACAACGAGGAGCAGCAGCGCATCGCGGTGCAGGTGCAGAGCGAGGCGGCGAAGGCCGGCATCAACCTCAAGCTGACCCCGCTGGACCCGGCCACCCTGGGCGAGCGGCGGACCCGCAAGAACATCCCGCTCCAGCTCACCTCCGGCCAGCTCTGGGTCAACGACGTCGAGTACATGCTGGCCACGAGCTTCGTCGAGGGCGCGAACCTCAACTACTCGAACTACACCAACGCGGAGATCGAGCAGATCTACGAGCAGTCGCACACCACCGTCGACGAGTCGGCCCGCAACGCGCTCTGGCAGCGGGTCCAGCAGATCCTCGCCGCAGACGTGCCGTGGGTGGTCATCTGCCAGCCCAACTTCAACCTCCCGGTACGCGAGGCGGTGGCCGGCTGGGTGCAGCCGATGGACGGCCTCGCCCGGTTGCGCTACCTCAGCAGGTCGGCCTAG